A genomic segment from Salmo trutta chromosome 38, fSalTru1.1, whole genome shotgun sequence encodes:
- the LOC115178630 gene encoding zinc finger protein 420-like, with protein MVNPDGLRTHCCSDCGKRFTSPSGIKIHQRIHTGEKPYICDQCGKTFGRSENLTVHQRIHTGEKPYSCDQCGKSFGGSRELTVHQRIHTGEKPYSCDQCGKSFTTSSHLTLHQRTHTGEKRYICDQCGKSFGQSGQLTVHQRTHTGEKPYSCDQCGKRYTLSGSLTIHQRTHTGEKPFICGQCGKSFGRSGSLTLHQRTHTGEKLHSCGQCGKSFAASSTLTRHKRTHTGEKPYSCGQCGKSFNTSGNLTIHQRTHTGEKPYSCDQCGKRYTLSGSLTIHQRTHKGEKSYNCDQCGKSFGQSGLLTQHQRIHTGDKPYSCGQCGKSFVKSRDLTVHQRIHTGEKPYSCGQCEKSFGQSSHLTVHQRRHTGEKPYSCTQCGKSFVQSSQLTLHQRTHTGEKPYSCGQCGKSFAACSILTLHQRIHTGEKYFSCGQCGKSFVQSGHLTRHQRTHTGEKAYSCD; from the exons ATGGTGAACCCCGACGGTCTG agaactcactgctgctctgactgtgggaagagattcacttccccatcaggcattaaaattcatcagagaatccacacaggagagaaaccttatatctgtgatcaatgtgggaagacttttgGTCGATCTGaaaatctgacagtgcaccagagaatacacacaggagagaaaccttatagctgtgatcaatgtgggaagagttttggtggatctagagagctgacagtgcaccagagaatacacacaggagagaaaccttatagctgtgatcaatgtgggaagagttttactacatctagccatctgacattacaccagagaacacacacaggagagaaacgttatatctgtgatcaatgtgggaagagttttggtcaatctggacagctgacagtgcaccagagaacacacacaggagagaaaccttacagctgtgatcaatgtgggaagagatatactttatctggctctctgactatacaccagagaacacacacaggagagaaaccttttatctgtggtcaatgtgggaagagttttggtcgatctggctctctgactctacaccagagaacacacacaggagagaaattgcatagctgtggtcaatgtgggaagagttttgctgcatctagcactctgactcgacacaagagaacacacacaggagagaaaccttatagctgtggtcaatgtgggaagagttttaataCATCTGGgaatctgactatacaccagagaacacacacaggagagaaaccttacagctgtgatcaatgtgggaagagatatactttatctggctctctgactatacaccagagaacacacaaaggagagaaatcttataactgtgatcaatgtgggaagagttttggacAATCTGGCCtgctgactcaacaccagagaatacacacaggagataaaccttatagctgtggtcagtgtgggaagagttttgtaaaATCTagagatctgacagtgcaccagagaatacacacaggagagaaaccttatagctgtggtcaatgtgagaaaagttttggtcaatctagccatctgacagtgcaccagagaagacacacaggagagaaaccttatagctgtactcaatgtgggaagagttttgttcaatctagccagctcacattacaccagagaacacacacaggagagaaaccttatagctgtggtcaatgtggaaagagttttgctgcatgtagcattctgactctacaccagagaatacacacaggagaaaaatattttagctgtggtcaatgtgggaagagttttgttcaatctggccatctgactcgacaccagagaacacacacaggagagaaagcttATAGCTGTGActag